aatttaaccTGTATATTGTCTATTGAAGGAAAACGGacgtttgtaatgaggcaacagacgATGCAAACTACTATAATTGTGTATAATGCTCATTTTTGCATCATGTAACCTTAATCAGCTCTATGATTTTATTTTGGTgataaagaacaacaaaaacgCATCAGTTTATGTGGAGGGTGATGTTAATTCCTGCCAATGTTTTATACACATTAAACCCACAAAATACTACTCTAAATACTTCTGTTGATCAttttaatttagcctatattttattCACAACACAACTCAGAGGGATGAGGAGACAtaagctggtttatacttctgtgccgAGTGATCGATGTGATCCACAGCGCATGCCTTGCGCATTGCTGTGTATTTATACTTTGGCGtgatgtttgtgttgctctgcaataaccctTTTGAAACACTAGCTGgaagtgaggtttttatgttcctctgtgtcgtgtttcttcgctggtgttttattttttctgaacgctaccttaagaTACAAATAGCTAAAACTCGGGAACCAGGAACTGGGGgatatgcaacaactttaatcacaaggtaagcacaaaacaaaagtttccatctggagctacttcacgggactcgacacttgtaaacgcCCGCTCCATCAGGCTTGCACAACTCTCAcccccacccacactcgtcagcgctaccaagccaaccaatcacagaacATTTTATACTGAGTTTACATCAAAGGGAGATTTAAGTATATTTCACAAGTAAATTGCGTTCTAGTCAATGCAAACATGAGTACAGAAGCAGATTACCATCCCATGGTTGAACAATcagttccccagtgatgggttgcagctggaaggacatccgctgtgtaaaacatatgctggataagttgccggttcattccgcggtggtgactccagattaaaaaagggactaagtcgaaaagaaaatgaatgaatgaacaattcagaATACGCGATTCATTTGTCTTTAGTGTTTGGTGTGAACTCTGCCATGTTGCCAAATCAGAGAGGAGAAAACAGCGATGTCATGAGGCTAAAACTCCAGTTTAGCGTCCACACGCACACTCTGTACATGGAAAATCTTTACCCTGGCTGGAGTTTTCAGTAAATTGCGATTTCAGTCACCTAACTCTGCGTTTTCATGTAGACAAACAGCCCAACCACCAGAAAAAAAGGGTGATTTTGAAAATACTTGTTCGTGTGGGCAGGGCCTTAGTTGCCTACATTTAGTTAATTCGCTTCTAATGTGAAACTCTTCTTCACATCAgttgaagtatgattattttaaaCGTGCATTTCAGAGTACTAGGGTACAGAGATGTCCAATCATCTCTTTCTGAAACATTTAACAAGATTTCCTAAAGAAATAGCATAAAGGAAAGGATTCAAACAACAGTTAAACAAAGCCGAAGCCTTGCTTAAGTCACCATAAACACGACGGAAGGACTTCAGCTGGGAATGAACTTCTGGATCAGATGTTTTAGTCAGAGTAATTACTATATCAATCACATTGATGATGTGCACAGGAGTCCAAAACACAAAGAAAGCCACAACGATGCTGATCACAAGTCTCTTCTTGTAAACCTTGAAGTTAGTTCTCCGGTTTTTGGATTCCTGCTCCTGTGGAGCTCTTGTTAAGCTGGAGTTTTGACTCAAACCTTTATGCAGCCACAGATAACATGTCAACATGATTAAAAATGGAATGACAAACCCCAACAGGATCTCAAGAAATAATACAGTCACTTCTACagccagtgaactcattgtcctcTGACATCTTTGGAAACCATCCCTGTCTTTGAGTCCTTGGGTGAAAAATACTGGTAGGGCAAAAACAAAGGCGAGAGTCCAGATGCAGATCAGCTGAAGGTGTCTGTGTCGTCGCTCCAGCCTGTGCAGAATCATCCTGTTAGCGACCCTTGTCTTGATGACATTGTGATAGCGGTGCACACTCATGGACGTGACTGTCAGGACACCAACATACAGACTCCAGTGACCCATGAAGAACAGAATCTTACAAAACCAAAGGCCAAATTTCCATCCAAATAGTATTCCAAACAGCACAAAAGGAGCCAAGCAAAGACTCAAAGCATCAGAGACCGCAAGGTTGAGCATCAGTTTTAAAGTGAAGCTCAGATTTTTGTTCCACTCACGAGCAATGCTGACGATTACTGCAATGTTGCTCGGCAAACCcaccaaacaacacaaacccagaaCCACAGCAGGAGCGATCTTCTCTGAACCCACAGCAGGCGTTGAATTAGTGTTGAATTGAATAGGTGTTGAATTGAAGCTTGCGTTGAGCTCCATCATGATCAACTGTTTTAAATCTCTAATTGTACATACAAAACATAGAAGTGACTAACTTACCcctcccacaaaaaaaaaaaacatatgtcaAATGGCATGTGCATGTACAGATGCAAAAACAAAGCCCTTATTTATTGCCGTAAGCGCATGTTTTGATGAATAATTCATTATCAATATGACGCAGTATATTATTGTTCTAAATATTTACAAGTAATACAAACAGCTGTTAAATATGAGGATTTTTGTCCCATTGCAAACGTCCAGTAACAGCAAGAGAATTTGCCAATGTTTTTCAGAGCAATACCTTTTGGCATTATTGCGCTTATTAAGGGTTTGAGGTTGTGCCACATCTAGAGTGGTGTTAGAAACATTAGAAAATTATCATTTACCTCAAAGTCAATTAACAGATGTTATCTCTTTAAGCACAAgatttataatgtaaaaacaagATGTTATTATCAGAATAGACATACTATTCCTATGTGTTTTTTAAACAACGGTTTATATCTGAGGATGTTAATGTATATTGCTTCTTCTGTGATAATCAAAAAGAAGTTATGTCTTACCTTGTTTTGGTATTGTGAGTATTACAAGAATATATGGGAAACATTGAGTATATTTTGTAGTATAAAACCTAATGTTAAATACAAAATGTCATTTTAGGATATATACATTAGAATGAACATTcagatgtttttaattatttaatctcaTTTTGTTTACCTGCTTAACCTCcgagggcttgagtgtccacatatgtggacagcacattttagctcttaagggGCTACtcaaaatactttgaatgttttatattttgttacagacatacagtgtcatcccgCAAATGTTtggcagcatatgaaatgtccaaaacactattttaactgtccaaaatgggaaaaaaatatgtttttactctctgaaagtccaaaatttttttatgttaaatttgcattaaaaaataaagtgaaaaagtgttttatgtaaattcggaccacgagtccacatatatgcacataatttttctctaaaaagtACATcttatcaaaagatgatacttaggttttattctaatttggttctaataagcccaaatagcaaagagaaataaaaaatgcatgtaaaaaaacaccttgggccttaagaggttatggAAGATTTTAGCTGGAACTGTGGTTCTTGGTGGAGAAGCAAAGTGGTTTGGGTCACTTGCATACTCTagaatggttgctaaggcatgGCTAGGAAGTGGCAAATGTGGTGCATGATTGACTGTTTGCTGTCTTGAGTCAAATGAACATcctcggtcacactttattttgatagtccgtttgttgaatttaggttacattgcatctacattccaactaattctcattagattataagtaaactgttaggttggggttagattTAGAGTTagcgtaagttgacatgtacttgcaaaatttctgatagtcagttaaatgtctgttgaagcatcaacagatattaagcagacactctactaatgctcaaatggaccatcaaaataaagtgttaccacatgcTCTCACATTTCTAGGACAATAATATCCAaagatatcttttttttaaatctcttttaatGGAAGCCAATGGTCGTTTTTTTATTGGAGTGCCTAAATTTGTTGCCATAGATAAACAGTGTCCAAGAATACCCTTAAGAATGACTGGTTGTCTGAGTAGACCTCTCTCAATAGGACTCTAGTGAAGATATCCATCTGGACCCTTTACAATGGCAGTCTTTGGCTAAGTAGTTGGCACCTTCTTGTCTCTATATGACATAGTGGTGAGGAAATGTTCAATACAAAATTACTTTATACGTTATCAAAGTAATAAACCATGATTCAGCATGATTAAATCTAACCACTGAGACTGATGCAACTTTGCATAGCTAACGATGACTAACACTTCACTGTGAAAGTGTGCTGAGCACAAGCTTCCTATTGCTTGATAATGTATGTGTGAACACTCGTTCGACTCAAAATGGAGTCATGCATGCAAGGCATACTTCATAGCAGTTGCAGCATGTTGTACATTCATGGGTGAGAACCATTTTGTCAAAAATGTGCATCCTTACACTCGTCATGTGCCATCACGCATGCGTTCCATATTCGTGTGTGCAATATGCACTTTCAATACATGCGCGTGCAAAAGACGGGAGTGTCTTcaagacacacgtctccgttccctattcagGGAACGAGGTTTATGTTCATTACCGAGACGTTCTGTTTCAGCGAGATTAGCACAGAGCTACATTATGTGAACTATATAAGCTGCATTCTGGACATAAGTCAGATGTGGGAATTTCAGCAGTGTCCCACTTTCGACCAGTGTTCCAGGCCACCAGGCATCACATTTGCAATTATATGACATCAGGTGTAAATATTTGATAACATTTCAGGTTACTGTGTTCTAGACATGaattcaaaaacaaaaagaataggAAATACAAGCTGTCAGTTTGCTATTTTGCATTCATTTGATGGAACATATGTTACACTGTCTGTTGAAGCACATTTGAAGCACATTTCTGGGTTATTGATGCACTCAGTTTTACTTGATTGGTAATATCCCACTTATGCACAATTaggaaattatattttatttgaaaacagtTGTTGAAGTGAGTGACATTTCATTTCAATAAAAGATGGTATGCTTAATAGGGTTTTTATTTGCTAACTGTGCTGGCTTCCACCCTCTTGTGGGCATAGCACTTTCTATGCAGTACTTTGTACCCTGTTACATTGTTTTAGATTTCGAAAAATTTGAGTTGAGTGTTGGTGGTCATCTAGAaatgtggttgagaaccactgtctTAGATTAATTTTACTTTTGTATGGCATAGCAGTGCAAAACTGTTTTGTGTGCCTGCTCTCCGGTATGGAATATCTGGAAGATCAAAACTTTAGTATTTTAGCATGAAAAGGCAAGTATTTTACAAATTAGTACAAATTACAAacactattttgtttttaaaatccaCATGTGAAATAAATTACATCATACTGCCAACAACAGAAAACTAGAAAGCTCttaaaataaataacccaatcATCTCTTTCTGAAACATTTCATAAGATTCCCTGAAAAAATGGCATAAAGGAAAGGATTCAAACAACAGTTAAACAAAGCCACAGCCTTGCTTGGGTCACCATAAACAAGACGGAAGGACTTCAGCTGTAAATGAACTTCTGGATCAGATGTTTTAGTCAGAGTAATTACTATATCAATCACATTGATGATGTGCACAGGAGTCCAAAACACAAAGAAAGCCACAACGATGCTGATCACAAGTCTCTTCTTGTAAGTCCTAACATTTGACCCCTTGTTTCTGGATTCCTGCTCCTGTGAAGCTCTAGGTAAAGTGGAGTTTTGACTCAAACCTTTGTGCAACCACAGATAACATGTCAACATGATTAAAAATGGAATGACAAACCCCAACAGGATCTCAAGAAGTAATACAGTCACTTCTACagccagtgaactcattgtcctcTGACATCTTTGGAAACCATCTCTGTCTTTGAGTCCTTGGGTAAAAAATACTGGTAGGGCAAAAACAAAGGCAAGAGTCCAGATGCAGATCAGCTGAAGGTGTCTGTGTCGTCGCTCCAGCCTGTGCAGAATCATCCTGTTAGCGACCCTTGTCTTGATGACATTGTGATAGCGGTGCACACTCATGGACGTGACCGTCAGGACACCGACATACAGGCTCCAGTGACCCAAAAAATACAGGAACCTACAAAGCCACAGGCCAAATTTCCATCCAAATAGTATTCCAAACAGCACAGAAGGAGCCAAGCAAAGACTCAAAGCATCAGAGACCGCAAGGTTGAGCATCAGTTTTAAAGTGAAGCTCAGATTTGTGTTCCACTCACGAGCAATGCTGACAATTACTGCAATGTTGCTCGGCAAACCCACCAAACAGCACAAACCCAGAACCACAGCAGGAGCGATCTTCTCTGAACCCACAGCAGTGCTGCTAGATGTTGAATTGAAGCTTAATTCTGAGTCCATCATCGGATTTTGCTGTCTGGAAAGTGCTGAATCTTCTCTCATTAGAATCTTTTTCTCACTGAATGACCAATTAGTGTTTGTAGAACAGAAACTATGTTGGTTCCTCATAAGTACTAATACTAAAACCACATCTTTACCCCTTAGCTTCCTGTGATTCTCCAtcatgattaaaaaaatctttgaattAGAAACAAAACTTGAGTGACTGACATACCCCTCCCCCCACACACAACCATAAGCCAAATAGCATACTCATGAACAGCTGTAAAAACCACACCAACCTTTCACTGCGACATGCACATGCAAGTTTGCTATTGTCCTTATGACACAGCATAATAAAGCAACAAATTCAGCAGCATACAAATATGAAAATCTGGAAGTGCAAATTTCATGGCCGCTCATTTTAAATGTGCATTCAGTAATCTGTTTAGACGtacaaatactttaataaaactgGTCATACAGTGTGACCATGCCAAACACTGTGACCGATCAATGTTGAAAAATATCATAAACAGTGCTTTCACCACTCGCCATCCCTTACAAAACTCATTATAATGATGCAATCAAAGTCAATGAGGTATACGCATGAAGTTTTGATTTTCAGTAAGCACTCAAGCATGTCAGTGAACTGTCGTTTCATTAGACTACGTGCCACATTTAAGATctagtttctttaaaaatcaatgatcttcactgcctgatttatATACAACATAAAGGGGGTCTCAGACCATACAAGTAGCACTGAATTAAATTCTATTGTTTAGCaccatgtttttaaaacatggacatttattttaccacagtcttTTCAATTCAGTTTGTCCCTGTCTGCTGCACCTGGCGGCACTTGCATTTAAATGCAATGAGTCTTCCATCTCGTCTTACACTTGAACAACAAAATGAACACTGAACTCTTTATTCtatctattttactgtaaaacaggGCTCTCAAACTGCAGGCGCCTGCCCTCCTCCTGCCTACGGCCCACAACTGACATTAAAAATATGACAAGATTCAGCCcgccaaaacatatatttttgaactaTTATTGTTCAGTCGCATCTACCCCACCTGTGGCTTTGACCAACTTGTCGACATTTAAAatactgcattcagattagttttacttttattttctctGAGTGTACGATCGAGAGCAACACACATGTGttttaatgggctatatgcacacagaattttaattttcagtcaggcAGCTCAAGgccttccggtgaactgtctttccattacacaattgtcatgtttaagatctgacTTCTTTAAAAAtgagcgatcttcactgcctgttagatatacgacatgaagtgggtctcagatcggacaagaaatTCCATTTCCTCCCGCTAAGTGTTTAAAAAATGACagcttattttaccccagtattttcaatggaaattctgtgctagcctgttgctactaaCGACGCTAGTGGTtacaatggtctttcatctcgtattatgcttgaacaactaaatgaatgcttaagtctgttaAACTGAacgtattttaattatattacaacattgatgctgtaaaatgaacttttaatatattaatggcccgtttccactgcctaaagggtacccttttggtgggcatggtgtacaacagaaagtttcagtcgacgtcattctcgctcgaggaaatgtcaaagtaatgctaaacgggtcgttcacatatcatactgtataagaagcacttctcacataACAGAAGCTTTATAATCATAAATACTtttgtataaatgttcatcactaacctttctatgaacatgatttgattataactgcagatcaatgatagtgagaaatagcctactgtaactataattttatcaattaaaaaaataaatgcaacatagaTGGACAAATAGAGACCCTTTCAGTCTTTGATATGCTACCAATTACAGaataactacacacaacatacatttagccCTTATTTGGGTTTGAAAACAATGCGCAACATAttgcccagtcagtgcaaacctctcatctgcatctttaatcttcaccagcacatgtaacctctatTAGAAAGTAAATCAGTCATTACGAATtcataatagtaatgataaacatggcagtgtttatgttttaggttggTGAAAAAAATCATTCACTCTATCGTTTtttcaggcttctcctttgttttttgtgCGTCACTCTCCATATTGTCTGTTTATGAAatgatcggatgtcagaagcacttcaagtTCACttcacgttattatcatcagctcaagaagttcgttatttgaAATATAGATGCGCACGAGTGATCGCGAGATCCCTGGGGAAAGTAAAACCACTCACACTTTTAAACGGccttgtaaaacaacaacaggacacagcggattttgttcttcttggctttgtagcTGTGAATCAACAACGACAAGATATTTCtaagctcgggtcaaccatggctcgttattatatgcatatagtattacgatgtaatgtctcggccgtgtatttaaaaatggcggtttctttgttttcattcttctggtGTGTATGCGCGAGTGatgcttctctgtaaaccaatagcgttcagcagcgcgtctagctccaccttttggtaccctttgcaaacggtgcccaaaaagtggtatggtacggttcgtttttaggtaccttttaacagtggaaacggccataaaagcgtaccgaaccactcagtggaaacgggccgtAAGCTCTTACCGGAAGTTtaatcgttggctttaaaactctagctgtgcatagagccaattctgtggctgatttaaatgttaaaatataccgtttaagtgctttatttttactaaagctctatttattttgtaaatattcaaggctcgtttgattattttttttacctgtacTTTGTTGTACATACACTTTCTCATGGCTTACACATTATGccggtggtgtaacaaatataataatttagctaATATTTGAATCAAATGGTCTCATTtgatagat
The window above is part of the Danio aesculapii chromosome 18, fDanAes4.1, whole genome shotgun sequence genome. Proteins encoded here:
- the LOC130245383 gene encoding mu-type opioid receptor-like is translated as MMELNASFNSTPIQFNTNSTPAVGSEKIAPAVVLGLCCLVGLPSNIAVIVSIAREWNKNLSFTLKLMLNLAVSDALSLCLAPFVLFGILFGWKFGLWFCKILFFMGHWSLYVGVLTVTSMSVHRYHNVIKTRVANRMILHRLERRHRHLQLICIWTLAFVFALPVFFTQGLKDRDGFQRCQRTMSSLAVEVTVLFLEILLGFVIPFLIMLTCYLWLHKGLSQNSSLTRAPQEQESKNRRTNFKVYKKRLVISIVVAFFVFWTPVHIINVIDIVITLTKTSDPEVHSQLKSFRRVYGDLSKASALFNCCLNPFLYAISLGNLVKCFRKR
- the LOC130245384 gene encoding leukotriene B4 receptor 1-like, producing MDSELSFNSTSSSTAVGSEKIAPAVVLGLCCLVGLPSNIAVIVSIAREWNTNLSFTLKLMLNLAVSDALSLCLAPSVLFGILFGWKFGLWLCRFLYFLGHWSLYVGVLTVTSMSVHRYHNVIKTRVANRMILHRLERRHRHLQLICIWTLAFVFALPVFFTQGLKDRDGFQRCQRTMSSLAVEVTVLLLEILLGFVIPFLIMLTCYLWLHKGLSQNSTLPRASQEQESRNKGSNVRTYKKRLVISIVVAFFVFWTPVHIINVIDIVITLTKTSDPEVHLQLKSFRLVYGDPSKAVALFNCCLNPFLYAIFSGNLMKCFRKR